The Bacteroidota bacterium genome window below encodes:
- a CDS encoding oxidoreductase, with protein sequence MENEKPKLKLAIYWGAACGGCCVSVLDVHEKLFDVVANADLVFWPIALDIKYKDVEEMADQHIDVTLFNGAVRNSENEHMAKLLRQKSKILIAYGSCAHMGGIPGLANFSTKEDLMRRVYEESESTENPGKIRPQPENDVPEGHLHIPHFYEDVMTLGQIVDVDYYLPGCPPQTERLVEVFMAVVTGAELPPKGSVIGGGERVQCDDCKRKKSEKKGIKKFFRPWEVTDDGETCLNEQGILCMGPATRSGCGVRCIEGNAPCRGCYGPLDNIPDPGAKMMSAIASMMEGREEEEIDKALESVIDPAGTFYRFSLPGSILRRKQK encoded by the coding sequence CTGCCTGCGGCGGTTGCTGTGTTTCGGTCCTCGACGTTCATGAAAAATTATTTGACGTAGTTGCCAATGCCGATCTGGTATTCTGGCCTATTGCGCTCGATATTAAATACAAGGACGTGGAAGAAATGGCCGATCAGCACATCGATGTTACACTGTTCAACGGCGCTGTCCGTAACAGTGAAAACGAACACATGGCCAAACTGCTTCGTCAGAAATCAAAAATTTTAATTGCTTACGGTTCGTGTGCACATATGGGCGGTATCCCCGGACTTGCCAACTTCTCAACAAAAGAAGACCTGATGCGCCGTGTTTATGAAGAAAGCGAATCAACTGAAAATCCCGGAAAAATCAGACCTCAGCCCGAAAATGATGTACCCGAAGGTCATCTTCATATTCCTCATTTCTATGAAGATGTAATGACACTCGGCCAGATTGTTGATGTTGATTATTACCTTCCGGGATGCCCGCCTCAGACAGAACGTCTGGTGGAAGTATTCATGGCCGTTGTTACCGGCGCCGAACTGCCTCCGAAAGGATCGGTTATTGGTGGTGGCGAACGCGTACAGTGCGACGATTGCAAACGCAAGAAATCAGAAAAAAAAGGAATCAAGAAATTCTTCCGCCCCTGGGAAGTTACCGACGATGGTGAGACCTGTCTTAACGAACAGGGCATACTGTGCATGGGACCTGCAACCCGCAGCGGATGCGGCGTACGCTGCATAGAAGGCAATGCACCCTGCCGCGGATGCTACGGACCGCTTGATAATATTCCCGATCCCGGAGCCAAAATGATGTCGGCCATCGCTTCAATGATGGAAGGCCGCGAGGAAGAAGAGATCGACAAAGCATTGGAATCAGTTATTGACCCTGCCGGCACATTCTACAGGTTCAGCCTGCCCGGCTCAATATTAAGGAGGAAACAGAAATGA
- a CDS encoding Ni/Fe hydrogenase subunit alpha, with protein MKHYCIDPVTRLEGHGKIDIFCNDDGDVENVYFQVPELRGFEKFLEGRAIEDVSQIVTKICGVCPGCHHMAAGKAADAVFGVQPTPTAKMIRELFYMAHFVHSHIAHFYALGAPDFVVGPQASKAERNVLGVIAKVGKEIGTEVLKQRRIAQEIQALLGGHQTHVVMNVPGGVRKGLKEEQRKDILEKAKGFVEFSKFSMKVFNDIVLANKDYVDIIVNGPYSLKIHSMGLVDENNKVNFYDGKVRVVDTAGKEMFKYEPKDYREYVSERVEPWSYLKFPYLKKVGWKGFVEGQDSGVYHATPLSRLNAADGMATPVAQEEYERMFATLGGKPVNNTLAMHWARLIELIYSAERAVELVSMPEICSDDLRAKIFNTPTEGVGTVEAQRGTLTHHYWTDANGMVTKANLIVGTTNNNAPICMSIKKAAQGFIKKGVVVDDGILNLVEMAFRAYDPCFSCATHSLPGKMPMIVNFRNMDGTITREVRRD; from the coding sequence ATGAAACACTATTGCATAGACCCGGTTACCCGTCTTGAAGGACACGGCAAAATTGATATCTTCTGCAACGACGACGGAGATGTTGAGAATGTATACTTTCAGGTCCCCGAATTAAGGGGTTTTGAAAAATTCCTTGAAGGACGCGCTATTGAGGACGTTTCACAAATTGTAACCAAAATTTGCGGCGTATGTCCCGGATGCCACCACATGGCAGCCGGCAAGGCTGCTGATGCCGTTTTTGGTGTTCAGCCCACTCCTACCGCAAAAATGATCAGGGAATTGTTCTATATGGCACACTTTGTTCACAGCCATATTGCGCATTTCTATGCTCTGGGTGCTCCCGATTTCGTAGTCGGACCGCAGGCAAGCAAAGCAGAACGTAACGTACTTGGCGTAATTGCCAAGGTAGGTAAAGAAATAGGCACCGAAGTGCTCAAACAAAGAAGAATTGCTCAGGAAATACAGGCATTGCTTGGCGGACATCAGACACATGTTGTTATGAATGTTCCGGGTGGAGTGCGTAAAGGCCTGAAAGAAGAGCAGCGCAAAGACATCCTTGAAAAAGCAAAAGGCTTCGTTGAATTCTCCAAATTCTCCATGAAAGTTTTCAATGATATCGTGCTGGCGAATAAAGATTATGTTGACATCATCGTAAATGGACCGTATTCTCTGAAGATTCACTCCATGGGTCTGGTAGATGAGAATAACAAAGTAAATTTCTATGATGGCAAAGTGCGCGTGGTTGATACCGCCGGCAAAGAAATGTTTAAGTATGAGCCTAAGGATTACCGCGAATATGTAAGTGAGCGCGTAGAGCCATGGAGCTATCTCAAATTCCCCTATCTGAAAAAAGTAGGCTGGAAAGGCTTTGTAGAAGGTCAGGATTCAGGCGTATATCATGCAACACCTCTTTCACGACTCAATGCCGCCGATGGTATGGCAACTCCTGTTGCACAGGAAGAATATGAAAGAATGTTCGCAACCCTTGGCGGAAAGCCGGTAAATAACACACTGGCCATGCACTGGGCTCGCCTCATTGAGCTGATTTATTCAGCCGAAAGAGCCGTTGAGCTGGTAAGTATGCCTGAGATTTGCAGTGACGACCTTCGTGCCAAAATATTCAATACGCCTACCGAAGGTGTTGGTACTGTTGAAGCACAACGCGGAACGCTCACCCATCATTACTGGACCGACGCAAACGGTATGGTAACAAAAGCCAACCTCATTGTTGGAACTACCAATAATAATGCGCCTATTTGCATGTCTATCAAAAAGGCAGCGCAGGGCTTTATTAAAAAAGGTGTTGTTGTTGATGATGGCATTCTGAACCTGGTTGAGATGGCATTCCGTGCCTACGACCCGTGTTTCTCATGTGCCACGCACAGCCTTCCGGGCAAGATGCCGATGATTGTTAACTTCCGCAACATGGACGGGACTATCACCCGTGAAGTTCGCAGGGATTAA
- a CDS encoding ATP-binding protein, producing the protein MIPRNTIKEISKWLKEFPCVAILGARQSGKTTLAKTIMKQRRNKCIYLDLEYPSHWQRLNADAELYLKAHSDKLIIIDEIQRMPQLYPLLRALIDDKRRNGRFLILGSSSPFLVKGVSESLTGRIAFVELPGITISEAADSGISIIEHWIRGGFPLPLTATNREKRTKWFADFTKTYIEHEMPELFGTGFSSHIIRNYWQMLAANNGGLWNKEMYARSLGISIPTVNRYLYYMEGAFLVTRLMPWASNLNKRLVKSPKLYLNDTGILHYLNRIADYDDLLGHPIAGLSWEGYVIEQIRYAKKPHIDLYYYRTHQGAEIDLLLVKGTRPVAAIEIKMSLAPSIAKGFYQSIDDLKTPRNFVIIPFGDPYRQRENVWCYCLLDFIKKVLPGL; encoded by the coding sequence ATGATTCCACGAAATACCATAAAGGAAATATCCAAATGGCTGAAGGAATTTCCATGTGTTGCCATACTGGGAGCACGGCAAAGCGGCAAAACCACGCTTGCCAAAACCATTATGAAGCAGCGACGTAACAAGTGTATTTATCTTGATCTGGAATACCCTTCGCACTGGCAGCGCCTGAATGCTGATGCTGAACTTTACCTGAAAGCTCATTCAGATAAACTCATTATCATTGACGAAATTCAGCGAATGCCACAGCTATATCCTTTGCTCAGGGCTTTAATTGATGATAAGCGCCGCAACGGGCGTTTTCTGATACTTGGTTCTTCGAGTCCGTTTCTTGTAAAAGGAGTTTCAGAATCACTTACAGGAAGAATTGCTTTTGTTGAGCTGCCGGGTATTACCATTTCTGAAGCGGCCGATTCCGGAATATCCATCATTGAACATTGGATCAGAGGGGGCTTCCCGTTGCCACTTACGGCAACGAACCGGGAAAAACGTACAAAATGGTTTGCTGATTTTACCAAAACCTATATTGAACATGAAATGCCTGAGCTGTTCGGTACCGGATTCTCATCACATATTATCCGGAACTACTGGCAGATGCTCGCAGCAAATAACGGTGGCCTTTGGAATAAAGAAATGTATGCACGTTCATTGGGAATCTCTATTCCTACAGTGAACCGCTATTTGTACTATATGGAAGGCGCATTTCTGGTTACACGCTTGATGCCATGGGCATCAAACCTGAATAAGCGTCTGGTAAAATCGCCCAAGCTGTACCTCAATGATACCGGCATTCTGCATTATCTGAACCGGATTGCTGATTATGATGATTTACTTGGACACCCTATTGCAGGACTATCGTGGGAAGGTTATGTGATTGAACAGATACGGTACGCAAAAAAGCCGCATATTGACCTGTACTATTACCGCACGCACCAAGGTGCTGAGATTGATTTACTTCTTGTAAAAGGGACAAGACCGGTGGCCGCCATTGAAATTAAAATGTCACTGGCACCGAGTATTGCAAAGGGTTTTTATCAGAGCATTGATGACCTGAAAACCCCCAGGAACTTTGTAATTATTCCCTTCGGAGATCCTTACCGGCAGCGCGAAAATGTATGGTGCTACTGTCTATTGGATTTTATTAAAAAGGTGTTACCCGGATTATAA